One region of Clavibacter michiganensis subsp. tessellarius genomic DNA includes:
- a CDS encoding ATP-binding cassette domain-containing protein, with product MSTPSTAPEPFLSARGLTKEYTTRGGPGLRPPVRRFLAVDHVDLDVPTGQTLSIVGESGSGKSTTARMVAHLLQPTYGSFSLRGEDMTRASGARLREFRRQVQVVFQDPASSLNPRHTVEQIISAPLRYQGIRTPGGHGQLVRDLLDRVGLNPDHAQRYPAQFSGGQCQRIGIARALAVQPGLIVCDEAVSALDVTVQARVIALLRDLQRERGLSYVFIAHDLAVVRQLSDRVAVMSAGKVVEEGTRDDVFERPQHPYTRSLLDAVPRIDPEWDRKRLASRRAAGLDTTAIETAGGSAA from the coding sequence ATGAGCACCCCCTCCACCGCGCCCGAGCCGTTCCTCTCGGCCCGCGGCCTCACCAAGGAGTACACGACGCGCGGCGGCCCCGGCCTCCGCCCGCCGGTGCGCCGGTTCCTCGCCGTCGACCACGTGGACCTCGACGTGCCGACCGGGCAGACCCTCTCGATCGTGGGCGAGTCCGGATCCGGCAAGTCGACGACGGCGCGCATGGTCGCGCACCTGCTCCAGCCGACGTACGGCTCGTTCTCGCTGAGGGGCGAGGACATGACGCGGGCGTCCGGCGCGCGCCTCCGCGAGTTCCGGCGGCAGGTGCAGGTGGTGTTCCAGGATCCGGCGTCGTCGCTCAACCCGCGGCACACGGTGGAGCAGATCATCAGCGCGCCGCTGCGGTACCAGGGGATCCGGACGCCGGGCGGGCACGGGCAGCTCGTGCGCGACCTGCTCGACCGGGTGGGCCTGAACCCCGACCACGCGCAGCGCTACCCCGCGCAGTTCTCCGGCGGCCAGTGCCAGCGCATCGGCATCGCGCGGGCGCTCGCCGTGCAGCCGGGCCTCATCGTGTGCGACGAGGCGGTGTCCGCGCTCGACGTGACGGTGCAGGCGCGCGTCATCGCGCTGCTCCGCGACCTCCAGCGCGAGCGCGGCCTCAGCTACGTCTTCATCGCGCACGACCTCGCCGTCGTGCGGCAGCTCTCCGACCGCGTCGCCGTGATGAGCGCCGGGAAGGTCGTGGAGGAGGGCACGCGCGACGACGTGTTCGAGCGGCCGCAGCACCCGTACACGCGGTCGCTGCTCGACGCGGTGCCGCGCATCGACCCCGAGTGGGACCGGAAGCGGCTCGCCTCGCGGCGCGCGGCCGGGCTCGACACGACCGCCATCGAGACGGCGGGCGGGTCGGCCGCGTGA
- a CDS encoding ABC transporter permease, which yields MTATLQGASAPDSAPAYPTGRPPAVTPAKRVVAALRSKPSVVASVVFVVLVTVLAVFAPLLSGITGWGPTTFDADAVDPALGGLPIGPFGGVSASHWFGVEPQNGRDIFARIAYGARVSLLIAVSATVVTTTIGVIAGMVAGYFGGIVDQVVSRVMDLLMAFPALIFMIAILSALPAGNRPALLVLTLSIFGWPYTARLVRGQTMTIRTREFVEAARASGASSMGVIFREVLPNLRGTIIVLATLSVPGYIGTEAGLSFLGVGVLPPTPSWGQMIADSVNWYTVDPAYFIVPGSFLFLTVLAFTVFGDHLRTALEQGEAA from the coding sequence GTGACCGCCACCCTGCAGGGCGCCTCGGCGCCCGACTCGGCCCCCGCCTACCCGACGGGACGGCCGCCCGCCGTCACGCCGGCCAAGCGCGTGGTCGCGGCCCTCCGGTCGAAGCCCTCCGTCGTCGCCAGCGTCGTGTTCGTGGTGCTGGTCACGGTGCTCGCGGTGTTCGCGCCGCTCCTATCCGGGATCACCGGCTGGGGCCCGACGACCTTCGACGCCGACGCCGTCGACCCGGCCCTCGGCGGCCTCCCCATCGGCCCGTTCGGCGGCGTGAGCGCCTCGCACTGGTTCGGCGTCGAGCCGCAGAACGGGCGCGACATCTTCGCCCGCATCGCGTACGGCGCCCGGGTGTCCCTGCTCATCGCGGTCTCCGCCACGGTCGTCACCACGACGATCGGCGTGATCGCGGGCATGGTCGCCGGCTACTTCGGCGGGATCGTCGACCAGGTCGTGTCCCGGGTCATGGACCTCCTCATGGCCTTCCCGGCGCTGATCTTCATGATCGCCATCCTCTCGGCGCTGCCCGCGGGCAACCGGCCGGCGCTGCTCGTCCTCACGCTCAGCATCTTCGGCTGGCCGTACACGGCGCGACTCGTGCGCGGCCAGACCATGACGATCCGCACGCGCGAGTTCGTGGAGGCGGCCCGGGCGTCCGGCGCCTCCTCGATGGGCGTGATCTTCCGGGAGGTGCTGCCGAACCTGCGCGGCACCATCATCGTGCTGGCCACGCTCTCGGTGCCGGGCTACATCGGCACCGAGGCGGGCCTCTCCTTCCTCGGCGTCGGCGTGCTGCCCCCGACGCCGTCGTGGGGCCAGATGATCGCCGACTCGGTGAACTGGTACACGGTCGACCCGGCGTACTTCATCGTGCCGGGCTCGTTCCTCTTCCTCACGGTGCTGGCGTTCACGGTCTTCGGCGACCACCTCCGCACCGCGCTCGAGCAGGGGGAGGCGGCATGA
- a CDS encoding ABC transporter ATP-binding protein yields MTATAPHQPPARAVPGTPLLEVRDLTIAFPTSRGPVEVVKDLSFRVEPDSTLGIVGESGSGKSMTSLAVMGLVPRGGTVTGSIKLAGEELVGRPDAELRRFRGDRMAMVFQDPLSSLNPYYTVGLQIEEAYRAHRGGSRRAVRQVVVEALERVRIREAGTRVDHYPHQFSGGMRQRIMIAMALCLEPELLIADEPTTALDVTVQAQILDLLREIRRDTGMGMLVITHDLAVVSSLADEVLVMQGGHRVESGTTERVFTAPEDPYTHALLEAIPRIDAAYDRPTTGSAS; encoded by the coding sequence GTGACCGCCACCGCACCGCACCAGCCGCCCGCCCGGGCCGTCCCCGGGACGCCGCTCCTCGAGGTCCGGGACCTCACGATCGCGTTCCCCACCTCGCGGGGGCCGGTGGAGGTCGTGAAGGACCTCTCCTTCCGGGTGGAGCCGGACAGCACCCTCGGCATCGTGGGGGAGTCGGGATCGGGCAAGTCGATGACCTCGCTCGCCGTGATGGGCCTCGTGCCCCGCGGCGGCACGGTGACCGGCAGCATCAAGCTCGCGGGCGAGGAGCTCGTGGGCCGGCCCGACGCCGAGCTCCGCCGCTTCCGCGGCGACCGCATGGCGATGGTCTTCCAGGACCCGCTGTCGTCGCTGAACCCCTATTACACGGTGGGGCTCCAGATCGAGGAGGCCTACCGGGCGCACCGCGGCGGATCCCGCCGGGCCGTGCGGCAGGTGGTGGTGGAGGCGCTCGAGCGCGTCCGGATCCGCGAGGCCGGCACCCGCGTCGACCACTACCCGCACCAGTTCTCGGGCGGCATGCGGCAGCGCATCATGATCGCGATGGCGCTCTGCCTCGAGCCCGAGCTGCTCATCGCGGACGAGCCGACCACCGCGCTCGACGTGACGGTGCAGGCGCAGATCCTCGACCTGCTGCGCGAGATCCGGCGCGACACGGGGATGGGCATGCTCGTCATCACCCACGACCTCGCCGTGGTCTCCTCCCTCGCCGACGAGGTGCTCGTCATGCAGGGCGGACACCGCGTCGAGAGCGGCACCACGGAGCGCGTGTTCACCGCGCCCGAGGACCCGTACACGCACGCGCTGCTCGAGGCGATCCCCCGCATCGACGCCGCCTACGACCGACCGACGACGGGATCCGCCTCATGA
- a CDS encoding ABC transporter substrate-binding protein has translation MNRRITAVGLAVAASLALSSCAGAGGKAAADITGPADTGGTMHVLQVSDFPHLDPAMGYETDLADVYRLIYRTLTTTTGKDGATIAPDLATDTGTPNDDDTVWTFTLKDGLKFEDGSPITSQSMKFGVERSFDKALAIGSPYARMYLQGGDSYEGPYVSGDLPSIETPDEKTIVFHLNRSVPEFASVTAQSTFVPFPVDKDRVTVTSVDQQPISSGPYKVSSRTPGQSLTLVRNPEWDASTDEVRTAKPDEWDFTMGLDQATIDERMIAGQGDDANAIAYGITAASVSRIQTPQIKARTVSGDSGCTTYLALNTTKPHLGDVRVRQAIAYAVDKKSLADVAGGPMIAEPASTILTRSVPGHKDFDLYPSTDSSGDVDKAKALLAEAGLADGFSITLDVASVPTSQKAAEALQQSLARVGITVAINLLDTATYNETIATTSQQHDAAEAGWCPDWNSASTVLPILFDGRQIPEKGNSNLSQINDPAINAKIDEVSAMTDLQAADAAWGDLDEQVQQLAPVVPLLYGQAVLVLGQNVRNAYSSPIYNGGPDFATIGLHTGK, from the coding sequence ATGAACAGACGAATCACCGCCGTCGGGCTGGCCGTCGCCGCCAGCCTCGCCCTCAGCTCCTGCGCCGGCGCCGGCGGCAAGGCCGCCGCCGACATCACCGGCCCCGCCGACACCGGCGGCACCATGCACGTCCTGCAGGTCTCGGACTTCCCGCACCTGGATCCCGCGATGGGCTACGAGACCGACCTCGCGGACGTCTACCGGCTCATCTACCGCACGCTCACCACGACCACCGGCAAGGACGGCGCGACCATCGCGCCCGACCTCGCGACCGACACCGGCACCCCCAACGACGACGACACCGTCTGGACCTTCACGCTCAAGGACGGCCTGAAGTTCGAGGACGGCTCCCCGATCACGAGCCAGTCCATGAAGTTCGGCGTGGAGCGGTCGTTCGACAAGGCGCTGGCCATCGGCTCGCCCTACGCCCGCATGTACCTCCAGGGCGGCGACAGCTACGAGGGCCCGTACGTCTCGGGCGACCTGCCCTCCATCGAGACCCCCGACGAGAAGACGATCGTCTTCCACCTGAACCGCTCCGTGCCGGAGTTCGCGAGCGTCACCGCGCAGAGCACGTTCGTGCCGTTCCCGGTGGACAAGGACCGCGTCACCGTCACGAGCGTGGACCAGCAGCCCATCTCCTCCGGCCCGTACAAGGTGAGCAGCCGGACGCCCGGCCAGTCCCTCACGCTCGTGCGCAACCCCGAGTGGGACGCGTCCACCGACGAGGTCAGGACCGCCAAGCCGGACGAGTGGGACTTCACGATGGGGCTCGACCAGGCCACCATCGACGAGCGCATGATCGCCGGACAGGGCGACGACGCGAACGCCATCGCCTACGGGATCACCGCGGCGTCGGTCTCCCGCATCCAGACGCCGCAGATCAAGGCGCGCACCGTCTCGGGCGACAGCGGCTGCACCACGTACCTCGCGCTCAACACGACGAAGCCGCACCTCGGCGACGTGCGCGTGCGCCAGGCCATCGCCTACGCCGTGGACAAGAAGTCGCTCGCCGACGTGGCCGGCGGCCCCATGATCGCGGAGCCCGCGTCGACGATCCTCACCCGCAGCGTGCCGGGTCACAAGGACTTCGACCTCTACCCCAGCACCGACAGCTCGGGCGACGTCGACAAGGCGAAGGCGCTCCTCGCCGAGGCGGGCCTCGCGGACGGCTTCTCGATCACGCTCGACGTGGCCAGCGTGCCCACCTCGCAGAAGGCGGCGGAGGCGCTCCAGCAGTCCCTCGCCCGTGTCGGCATCACCGTCGCGATCAACCTCCTCGACACGGCGACCTACAACGAGACCATCGCCACCACCTCGCAGCAGCACGACGCGGCCGAGGCCGGCTGGTGCCCCGACTGGAACTCCGCCAGCACGGTGCTCCCCATCCTCTTCGACGGACGCCAGATCCCCGAGAAGGGCAACAGCAACCTGTCGCAGATCAACGATCCCGCGATCAACGCGAAGATCGACGAGGTCTCGGCCATGACCGACCTCCAGGCCGCGGACGCCGCGTGGGGCGACCTCGACGAGCAGGTGCAGCAGCTGGCACCCGTGGTGCCGCTCCTCTACGGCCAGGCCGTCCTCGTGCTGGGGCAGAACGTGCGGAACGCGTACTCGAGCCCCATCTACAACGGAGGCCCGGACTTCGCCACCATCGGCCTCCACACGGGGAAGTAG
- a CDS encoding ABC transporter permease: MIGYLVRRAGAALVVLALISLFTYMIFFLLQPDPAVTICGKTCTPDKIDSIRQLLGLDRPFWAQYGDFIAGVFTGRTYGDGPTAIQCSAPCLGFSFQTQQSVLDLMLSRLPVSITIAVGAAVLWIVFGVAGGLVSAIRQGSVWDRTAMGAALTGISVPITFAALLLQYVLVVQLQVLPFPQSVAFSDDPVMWFDSYLMPWMVLALGYAAIYARIVRANVIDTLQEDYLRTARAKGLSAALVIRRHALRPSLTPVVTLFGMDFAGLLGGAVIAEKIFGLNGVGKLAADSIAKNDQPVIMGVTLLAAAFVVVGNVVVDVLYTVLDPRVRITA; the protein is encoded by the coding sequence ATGATCGGCTACCTCGTCCGCCGCGCCGGAGCGGCCCTGGTGGTGCTCGCGCTCATCAGCCTGTTCACCTACATGATCTTCTTCCTGCTCCAGCCGGACCCCGCCGTCACCATCTGCGGCAAGACCTGCACGCCGGACAAGATCGACTCCATCCGCCAGCTCCTCGGCCTCGACCGGCCGTTCTGGGCGCAGTACGGCGACTTCATCGCGGGCGTCTTCACTGGGCGCACCTACGGCGACGGCCCCACGGCGATCCAGTGCTCCGCGCCCTGCCTGGGCTTCAGCTTCCAGACGCAGCAGTCCGTGCTCGACCTGATGCTGTCCCGCCTCCCCGTGAGCATCACGATCGCGGTCGGCGCGGCGGTCCTCTGGATCGTGTTCGGCGTCGCCGGCGGCCTCGTCAGCGCCATCCGGCAGGGCAGCGTGTGGGACCGGACCGCGATGGGGGCGGCGCTCACCGGGATCAGCGTGCCGATCACCTTCGCGGCGCTGCTCCTGCAGTACGTGCTCGTCGTGCAGCTGCAGGTGCTGCCGTTCCCGCAGTCCGTCGCGTTCTCCGACGACCCCGTCATGTGGTTCGACTCGTACCTCATGCCGTGGATGGTGCTCGCGCTCGGCTACGCGGCGATCTACGCGCGCATCGTCCGGGCCAACGTGATCGACACCCTGCAGGAGGACTACCTGCGGACCGCGCGCGCCAAGGGCCTGTCGGCGGCGCTCGTGATCCGCCGCCACGCCCTCCGGCCGTCGCTCACGCCCGTCGTGACGCTGTTCGGCATGGACTTCGCCGGGCTGCTCGGCGGGGCCGTGATCGCCGAGAAGATCTTCGGCCTCAACGGCGTCGGCAAGCTCGCCGCCGACTCCATCGCCAAGAACGACCAGCCCGTCATCATGGGCGTCACGCTCCTCGCCGCGGCCTTCGTGGTCGTCGGGAACGTGGTCGTCGACGTGCTGTACACCGTGCTCGACCCCCGAGTGAGGATCACCGCGTGA
- a CDS encoding aminopeptidase P family protein, with protein MTDTTHETAPGVTAEERRPPRLAQVPAFRDLMAGGWIAPDRTPSTVPGAVEASAAHRDRLSAAMPGVTLAVVSGYAPTRNDDCRYAFRADSDFVWLTGVQVEGAVLVMHAVPGGHDAVLHVPAPAHPGDPRFFSDADHGELWVGPAPAHADWQRALGIPVRDPDRLAGDLAGVRDVRRAGAVTGVPSALADVPRDGALVAALGELRVIKDAWEIEELRRAVDDTVEGFAEVVRAIPRAQAAGGERWLQGTFDRHARTVGNGPGYATIVGGGGHATILHWVRCDGPLRDGELVLLDMGVEARSLYTADVTRTIPVSGSFSPEQRLVHDVVERAHRAGLDAVAPGRPLVDFHHASMEVVAQGLHDLGLLPVSVDEALSPAGQHHRRWLVCGIGHHLGLDVHDCSGAGTAGYDRAVEPGMVLTVEPGLYFQPDDAMVPPELRGIGVRIEDDIVVTQTGSDVLSDALPIDARGLESWMREQRSPS; from the coding sequence ATGACCGACACGACCCACGAGACCGCCCCGGGCGTCACCGCCGAGGAGCGCCGCCCGCCGCGGCTCGCCCAGGTGCCCGCGTTCCGCGACCTGATGGCGGGCGGCTGGATCGCCCCCGACCGCACGCCGTCGACCGTGCCCGGCGCCGTCGAGGCGTCCGCCGCGCACCGCGACCGCCTCAGCGCGGCGATGCCCGGCGTGACGCTGGCCGTCGTCAGCGGCTACGCGCCCACGCGCAACGACGACTGCCGCTACGCCTTCCGCGCGGACAGCGACTTCGTGTGGCTCACGGGGGTGCAGGTCGAGGGCGCCGTGCTCGTGATGCACGCGGTGCCGGGCGGCCACGACGCCGTCCTGCACGTGCCCGCGCCCGCGCATCCGGGCGACCCGCGCTTCTTCTCCGACGCCGACCACGGCGAGCTCTGGGTGGGGCCCGCGCCCGCGCACGCCGACTGGCAGCGCGCGCTGGGCATCCCGGTGCGCGACCCCGACCGCCTCGCGGGCGACCTCGCCGGCGTCCGCGACGTGCGCCGGGCCGGAGCCGTGACGGGCGTCCCGTCCGCGCTCGCCGACGTGCCGCGGGACGGCGCGCTCGTGGCGGCGCTCGGCGAGCTGCGCGTGATCAAGGACGCGTGGGAGATCGAGGAGCTGCGCCGCGCGGTCGACGACACGGTCGAGGGCTTCGCCGAGGTCGTGCGGGCGATCCCGCGGGCGCAGGCGGCCGGCGGCGAGCGCTGGCTGCAGGGCACGTTCGACCGGCACGCGCGCACGGTCGGCAACGGCCCCGGGTACGCCACCATCGTGGGCGGCGGCGGCCACGCGACGATCCTGCACTGGGTGCGCTGCGACGGCCCGCTCCGCGACGGCGAGCTCGTGCTGCTCGACATGGGCGTGGAGGCCCGCAGCCTCTACACGGCCGACGTCACCCGCACGATCCCCGTCTCCGGGTCGTTCTCGCCCGAGCAGCGGCTCGTGCACGACGTCGTCGAGCGCGCCCACCGCGCCGGCCTCGACGCCGTCGCGCCCGGGCGCCCGCTCGTCGACTTCCACCACGCCTCGATGGAGGTGGTGGCCCAGGGCCTCCACGACCTCGGGCTGCTGCCGGTGTCGGTCGACGAGGCGCTCTCGCCCGCGGGACAGCACCACCGGCGCTGGCTCGTCTGCGGGATCGGGCACCACCTCGGCCTCGACGTGCACGACTGCTCCGGCGCCGGCACCGCCGGGTACGACCGCGCCGTGGAGCCGGGCATGGTGCTGACGGTGGAGCCGGGCCTCTACTTCCAGCCGGACGACGCGATGGTGCCGCCGGAGCTCCGGGGCATCGGCGTGCGGATCGAAGACGATATCGTGGTGACGCAGACGGGGTCCGACGTGCTGTCGGATGCGCTGCCGATCGACGCCCGGGGCCTGGAGTCCTGGATGCGGGAGCAGCGGTCCCCGTCCTGA
- a CDS encoding alpha/beta fold hydrolase, whose product MIVGSATVPGVHVTDHEIEVPLDWAAARAGEPTPTITVFARELVAPERRADDLPALLYLQGGPGGKSPRVLDDGGWIGHALRTHRVVLLDQRGTGRSTPVTARTMLRFGDDHASAARYLALFRADAIVQDAEALRQHLEGGRRWSTLGQSYGGFLTLTYLSHAPEALSACYVTGGLASLDPSAEEVYRRTYPRTAAKNAGYHARYPGDVAILSRLADRLAAGDVTLPDGDALTVRRLQTIGIDLGMGPGRERIHALLDEAIDDRGEPTDVLLAEVLRLTSYAANPLFAGLQESIYASGTRPATAWAAERERDRHPAFAPGARPLLLTGEMMYPWMFEEIRLLRPFRPAVELLARRDDWPELYDPARLAANEVPLAAAIYHDDMYVDAGLQQETVARVGNARAWITNEHEHDGLGAPGVLGRLMDTIARDGGGIPR is encoded by the coding sequence GTGATCGTCGGATCCGCGACCGTCCCCGGCGTGCACGTCACCGACCACGAGATCGAGGTGCCGCTCGACTGGGCGGCGGCCCGCGCGGGGGAGCCGACCCCGACGATCACCGTGTTCGCGCGCGAGCTCGTCGCGCCCGAGCGCCGGGCGGACGACCTGCCCGCGCTCCTCTACCTCCAGGGCGGGCCGGGCGGGAAGTCGCCGCGCGTGCTCGACGACGGCGGCTGGATCGGCCACGCCCTCCGCACGCATCGCGTCGTGCTGCTCGACCAGCGCGGCACCGGGCGGAGCACGCCCGTCACGGCCCGCACCATGCTGCGGTTCGGCGACGACCACGCATCCGCCGCCCGGTACCTCGCACTGTTCCGGGCCGACGCGATCGTGCAGGACGCGGAGGCGCTCCGGCAGCACCTCGAGGGCGGCCGCCGCTGGTCGACGCTCGGCCAGAGCTACGGCGGGTTCCTCACGCTCACGTACCTGTCGCACGCGCCCGAGGCGCTGTCGGCCTGCTACGTGACGGGCGGGCTCGCCTCGCTCGACCCCTCCGCGGAGGAGGTGTACCGGCGCACCTACCCGCGCACGGCCGCCAAGAACGCGGGCTACCACGCGCGCTACCCGGGCGACGTGGCGATCCTGTCCCGCCTCGCCGACCGCCTCGCCGCCGGCGACGTGACGCTGCCCGACGGCGACGCGCTCACGGTCCGGCGCCTGCAGACGATCGGCATCGACCTCGGCATGGGGCCCGGGCGGGAGCGGATCCACGCCCTCCTCGACGAGGCCATCGACGACCGCGGCGAGCCCACCGACGTGCTGCTCGCGGAGGTGCTCCGCCTCACCTCGTACGCGGCGAACCCGCTGTTCGCAGGCTTGCAGGAGAGCATCTACGCCTCCGGCACCCGGCCCGCGACGGCGTGGGCGGCCGAGCGGGAGCGCGACCGGCACCCGGCATTCGCGCCCGGCGCCCGGCCCCTGCTGCTCACCGGCGAGATGATGTACCCCTGGATGTTCGAGGAGATCCGGCTGCTGCGCCCGTTCCGCCCGGCGGTCGAGCTGCTCGCCCGGCGCGACGACTGGCCGGAGCTCTACGACCCCGCGCGGCTCGCCGCCAACGAGGTGCCGCTGGCCGCCGCGATCTACCACGACGACATGTACGTGGACGCGGGCCTGCAGCAGGAGACGGTCGCGCGCGTGGGCAACGCCCGCGCCTGGATCACGAACGAGCACGAGCACGACGGCCTCGGCGCGCCCGGCGTGCTGGGACGGCTGATGGACACGATCGCCCGCGATGGAGGAGGGATCCCCCGATGA
- a CDS encoding glycoside hydrolase family 127 protein codes for MAVTGARAHATGDIAGRPAVDPTTGRRRPLGSSAVTLEAGLLASWQERNRTRTIPHAIASMTAAGNLDDLRAAVDGPGERPVPRYPFLDTDVYKTLEGIAYEVGRGTADAASRAFLAEAVDVLERVQADDGYVGSFVQRPESDREPWTDLAWGHELYNLGHLIQAAVADSRQGGDGRLLAVARRFADAAVREFGDGGRAEVCGHPEVEMALVELYRETGECTYLDLASAFVDRRGHGTVATRIFPAEYFQDAHPFREMPAVTGHAVRMAYLAAGATDVATETGDAELLAASVRLFDDAVRTRLYVTGGLGSRHSDEAIGDAYELPSERSYSETCAAIAVMQWAWRLFLATGEPRFLDAHETVLLNAYAVGLSADGTAFFYDNPLQRRPDHHAQSGAETEGELMRRPWFTCPCCPPNIVRWMSELQDHVAVRDGDDLVIAHPTACVIRTDAVDVRVTTAYPWDGAVRVEVLRASGAESGIVIRRPGWCRSATAVVQGADGSTAEVDAEADDRWIRATRAWAVGDAIVVELDMPVRALGSHPHLDATRGSLAVARGPVVYAVEQEDAGAPVDDLLLDPRDLAGARTVPLPIAAPWGPVADTPAADAAAADAAAADAAAADAAAADPAAPGLALAVRLRRSAPAPDELYPEVVPGTPAPAASADPVDAVLVPYALWGNRAPGAMRVWIRAADPG; via the coding sequence ATGGCAGTGACAGGAGCTCGAGCGCACGCGACCGGCGACATCGCCGGCCGTCCCGCGGTGGATCCCACCACGGGCCGCCGCCGCCCGCTCGGATCCTCCGCCGTCACCCTCGAGGCCGGCCTCCTCGCCAGCTGGCAGGAGCGCAACCGCACGCGCACCATCCCGCACGCCATCGCGTCCATGACCGCGGCCGGCAACCTCGACGACCTCCGCGCCGCGGTCGACGGCCCGGGGGAGCGGCCCGTCCCGCGGTACCCGTTCCTCGACACCGACGTCTACAAGACCCTCGAGGGCATCGCCTACGAGGTGGGCCGCGGCACGGCGGACGCCGCGTCCCGCGCCTTCCTCGCCGAGGCGGTCGACGTGCTCGAGCGCGTGCAGGCGGACGACGGGTACGTCGGCTCCTTCGTGCAGCGTCCCGAATCCGACCGCGAGCCCTGGACCGACCTGGCCTGGGGCCACGAGCTCTACAACCTCGGGCACCTCATCCAGGCCGCCGTCGCCGACTCCCGCCAGGGCGGCGACGGCCGGCTCCTCGCCGTCGCCCGCCGGTTCGCCGACGCCGCGGTCCGCGAGTTCGGCGACGGCGGCCGCGCCGAGGTGTGCGGGCATCCCGAGGTCGAGATGGCGCTCGTCGAGCTGTACCGCGAGACGGGGGAGTGCACGTACCTCGACCTCGCGTCCGCCTTCGTGGACCGCCGCGGGCACGGCACGGTCGCCACCCGGATCTTCCCGGCCGAGTACTTCCAGGACGCGCACCCGTTCCGCGAGATGCCGGCCGTCACGGGCCACGCCGTGCGGATGGCCTACCTCGCGGCCGGCGCCACCGACGTGGCGACGGAGACGGGCGACGCGGAGCTGCTCGCCGCGTCCGTCCGCCTCTTCGACGACGCGGTGCGCACGCGCCTCTACGTGACCGGCGGCCTCGGCAGCCGCCACTCGGACGAGGCCATCGGCGACGCCTACGAGCTGCCGAGCGAGCGCTCCTACAGCGAGACGTGCGCCGCGATCGCCGTGATGCAGTGGGCCTGGCGCCTCTTCCTCGCGACGGGCGAGCCGCGCTTCCTCGACGCGCACGAGACCGTGCTGCTCAACGCCTACGCGGTCGGCCTCTCCGCCGACGGCACGGCCTTCTTCTACGACAACCCGCTCCAGCGCCGCCCCGACCACCACGCGCAGTCCGGCGCCGAGACCGAGGGCGAGCTGATGCGCCGCCCGTGGTTCACCTGCCCGTGCTGCCCGCCGAACATCGTGCGCTGGATGAGCGAGCTGCAGGACCACGTGGCGGTGCGCGACGGGGACGACCTCGTGATCGCGCATCCCACGGCGTGCGTCATCCGCACCGACGCGGTCGACGTCCGCGTGACGACCGCGTACCCGTGGGACGGCGCCGTGCGCGTCGAGGTGCTGCGCGCATCCGGCGCCGAGAGCGGCATCGTGATCCGCCGCCCGGGCTGGTGCCGGTCCGCGACCGCGGTCGTGCAGGGCGCCGACGGGTCCACCGCCGAGGTCGACGCGGAGGCCGACGACCGGTGGATCCGCGCCACCCGCGCCTGGGCCGTCGGCGACGCGATCGTGGTCGAGCTCGACATGCCGGTGCGCGCCCTCGGATCCCACCCGCACCTCGACGCCACGCGCGGGAGCCTCGCGGTCGCCCGCGGACCCGTGGTCTACGCCGTCGAGCAGGAGGACGCGGGCGCGCCCGTCGACGACCTGCTCCTCGACCCGCGCGACCTGGCGGGGGCGCGGACCGTTCCACTGCCGATCGCCGCGCCGTGGGGTCCTGTCGCCGACACCCCTGCCGCCGACGCGGCTGCCGCCGACGCGGCTGCCGCCGACGCGGCTGCCGCCGACGCGGCTGCCGCCGATCCCGCCGCGCCCGGCCTCGCGCTCGCCGTGCGCCTCCGACGTTCCGCCCCCGCCCCGGACGAGCTCTACCCCGAGGTCGTCCCCGGCACCCCCGCCCCCGCCGCATCGGCCGACCCCGTCGACGCGGTCCTCGTGCCCTACGCCCTCTGGGGCAACCGGGCGCCGGGGGCCATGCGGGTCTGGATCCGCGCGGCCGACCCCGGCTGA